The following proteins come from a genomic window of Gossypium raimondii isolate GPD5lz chromosome 5, ASM2569854v1, whole genome shotgun sequence:
- the LOC105771111 gene encoding protein IQ-DOMAIN 7 encodes MGASGKWFRSLVTLKPLHEPINHEKMGDNKSKKKWKLWRSSSEGFGSSSSKSFKMRHVVAAPLASDSSFMADDLLAAAMATIVRAQPKDFRAVKREWAAIRIQTAFRGLLARRALRALKAVVRIQAIFRGRLVRKQAAVTLRCMQALVRVQARVRAQCLVSSEEQSLHKLDDPTKEAEKRWCDIPGTLEEVKAKQQMRQQGAKKRERAMAYSVSRSYGNGSPNFRANKQQPLSRRHHQRLHRDSPDWDWLDRWMSTKPWESRTIEEPDSTVSRKSEDNIVSFHSTSSEQRDSLKLKTKNPKTSILTRPANQTSCSSSAPSSESVNDKSSTSTSSASVSPTTLSSNTIVVGTLNDSNHTQKPSYMNPTESIKAKQKTFKFSSSDNMWRHVVDDDDDDDLQYLHKKFTTLSCEDTRSSADSNPSINFSRELYRPRHDCPRINQWCQGRRQ; translated from the exons ATGGGTGCCTCAGGAAAATGGTTTAGATCACTTGTAACTTTGAAACCACTTCATGAACCCATTAACCAT gaGAAAATGGGAGATAATAAGTCCAAGAAGAAGTGGAAACTATGGAGGAGCTCATCAGAAGGGTTCGGATCCTCCTCATCCAAGAGTTTCAAAATGCGGCACGTGGTAGCTGCCCCACTGGCCTCCGATTCTTCTTTCATGGCTGATGATCTGCTTGCTGCTGCCATGGCTACCATTGTTCGTGCTCAACCCAAAGATTTCAGAGCTGTGAAGCGTGAATGGGCCGCCATTCGAATTCAGACTGCATTTCGCGGTTTGCTG GCAAGACGAGCTCTGAGGGCATTGAAAGCAGTAGTAAGGATTCAAGCCATATTCCGTGGTCGTCTAGTCCGAAAGCAAGCTGCCGTGACATTAAGGTGCATGCAAGCTCTTGTAAGAGTCCAAGCTCGTGTGAGAGCACAATGTCTGGTGTCTTCAGAAGAGCAATCTCTGCACAAACTTGATGATCCAACAAAGGAAGCCGag aaacgATGGTGCGACATTCCTGGAACTTTAGAAGAAGTAAAAGCAAAACAACAAATGAGGCAACAAGGTGCAAAGAAAAGGGAGAGAGCAATGGCATACTCTGTTTCAAGATCATATGGCAATGGCAGCCCAAATTTCAGAGCTAACAAGCAGCAGCCGCTATCTCGTAGGCATCACCAAAGGCTACATAGGGATAGCCCAGATTGGGATTGGCTAGATCGTTGGATGTCAACCAAACCCTGGGAATCCAGGACCATTGAAGAGCCTGACTCCACAGTTTCTCGGAAAAGTGAAGATAACATTGTCAGCTTCCACTCCACCTCTTCGGAGCAACGTGACTCTCTTAAACTGAAAACGAAGAACCCCAAAACCAGTATTCTTACGAGGCCTGCTAATCAAACTTCGTGTTCATCGTCTGCCCCGAGTTCCGAATCAGTCAACGACAAGAGCTCGACGTCGACTTCATCCGCATCCGTGTCTCCGACTACATTGTCCAGCAACACTATCGTTGTGGGCACATTAAACGATAGTAATCATACTCAAAAGCCAAGCTACATGAATCCTACCGAGTCTATCAAAGCTAAACAAAAGACCTTCAAGTTTTCTTCTTCGGATAACATGTGGAGACACGtcgttgatgatgatgatgatgacgatTTACAGTATTTACATAAGAAATTTACGACACTTTCTTGTGAAGACACCAGGAGCAGTGCTGATTCTAATCCATCGATTAATTTCTCCAGGGAATTGTACCGACCAAGACATGATTGCCCCAGGATTAATCAGTGGTGTCAAGGTAGACGACaatga